One window of Phycisphaeraceae bacterium genomic DNA carries:
- a CDS encoding acyloxyacyl hydrolase: protein MNDEMNMHVRRRLLGLRVAAWLLPVACFGVAHAEDGALSGGRLTFQPSESVEGAAARSVPEYASAESKWWTLGAGVAYDFDGSTDVPLRGAFSYFLGDGVELSFELAGWYFAQEGDDQIGASVSTIFRWHFYRKDPWTVYLDAGIGLLGASGDVPDGGTGFNFLPQAGAGVTRRLNDRGLRLQVGARWHHISNARIFGDDENPDRDAPMVYGGLIFPF, encoded by the coding sequence ATGAATGATGAGATGAATATGCATGTTCGGCGGCGGTTGCTCGGGTTGCGGGTTGCGGCGTGGCTGCTGCCTGTTGCATGCTTCGGGGTGGCGCACGCTGAGGATGGCGCGCTCTCCGGGGGGCGACTGACGTTCCAGCCGAGCGAGAGCGTTGAGGGGGCGGCGGCGCGGAGTGTGCCGGAGTATGCGTCTGCCGAGTCGAAGTGGTGGACGCTCGGCGCGGGCGTGGCGTACGACTTTGACGGTTCGACGGATGTGCCGCTGCGCGGGGCGTTCAGTTACTTTCTGGGCGATGGGGTTGAGTTGTCGTTCGAGCTTGCGGGGTGGTACTTCGCGCAGGAAGGGGACGACCAGATCGGTGCGAGTGTGTCGACGATCTTCCGGTGGCACTTCTATCGGAAGGATCCGTGGACGGTGTATCTTGATGCGGGGATCGGTCTGCTCGGCGCGAGCGGGGATGTGCCGGATGGAGGCACGGGATTTAATTTTCTTCCTCAGGCGGGTGCGGGGGTGACGCGTCGTCTGAATGATCGCGGGCTGCGTTTGCAGGTTGGAGCGAGATGGCACCACATCTCGAACGCGCGGATCTTCGGTGACGATGAGAACCCGGACCGGGACGCGCCGATGGTGTACGGGGGGCTGATTTTCCCGTTCTGA
- a CDS encoding SlyX family protein has protein sequence MSDQPDPSRLTRLEESLAYADRAAEEAGRQILDLYRRLDALSRRLEAIEKRLEEDTRQPEPGTPRRITDEELRANKPPHSA, from the coding sequence ATGTCAGATCAACCAGATCCATCGCGGCTCACACGCCTCGAAGAATCGCTCGCCTACGCCGACCGGGCCGCCGAAGAGGCCGGACGACAGATCCTCGACCTCTACCGGCGGCTCGACGCACTCTCCAGACGCCTCGAAGCGATCGAGAAACGCCTCGAAGAAGACACGCGGCAACCAGAACCGGGCACACCCCGTCGAATCACCGACGAAGAACTCCGCGCAAACAAACCCCCGCACTCCGCCTGA
- the gpmI gene encoding 2,3-bisphosphoglycerate-independent phosphoglycerate mutase, with the protein MKNVPLVLIIRDGWGENPNREHDAFNAVKLAKTPVDDRLRAEWPWTLIKTSGEDVGLPAETMGNSEVGHQNIGAGRVVDQESVAITKACRAGLEKNAVVAEAIAEAKEKGRAVHFMGINSDAGVHGLLEHLFAGLKACKQLGMPGDRVFIHLFTDGRDTGPYSGLEYAAAVERACVEIGIGRVVSVIGRYYAMDRDNRWERVQRAYECLTGRGVCAQSVSAGEAIKAYYDAPAGENLKGDEYIPPTVIARDDADARATRISDGDSVIFYNYRGDRPREISAAFVFPDDRWAKVKPSPDSGRHGFERGKKLDLHYVTMTAYWEELAGLVRVAFPKPPKMVNIGGEYVSKLGLTQFRCAETEKYPHVTFFFNDYRDPPFEGERRENPQSPKVATYDLRPEMAANEICEAVLGRLAARDCESLIVVNFANGDMVGHTGNLEAAIKACEVVDACVGRILEATLARGGSAIVTADHGNCEQMWDPASNAPHTAHTTYDVPLVVVGEAFRGRTLRGDNRVENWGDVAARASRGRLADIVPTALAMMGLEKPVEMTGMSLLGAGE; encoded by the coding sequence ATGAAGAACGTGCCGCTGGTGTTGATCATCCGTGACGGGTGGGGCGAGAACCCGAACCGGGAGCACGACGCGTTCAACGCGGTGAAGCTGGCGAAGACGCCGGTGGATGATCGGTTGCGTGCGGAGTGGCCGTGGACGCTGATCAAGACGAGCGGGGAGGATGTCGGGCTGCCGGCGGAGACGATGGGGAACTCGGAGGTCGGGCATCAGAACATCGGGGCGGGTCGGGTTGTTGACCAGGAGTCGGTGGCGATCACGAAGGCGTGCCGCGCAGGGCTGGAGAAGAACGCGGTTGTTGCTGAGGCGATTGCGGAGGCGAAGGAGAAGGGGCGAGCGGTCCATTTCATGGGGATCAACTCGGACGCGGGGGTTCACGGGCTGCTGGAACATCTGTTTGCCGGGCTGAAGGCGTGCAAGCAACTGGGGATGCCGGGGGACCGCGTGTTCATCCATCTGTTCACGGATGGGCGTGACACGGGACCGTACAGCGGGCTGGAGTACGCCGCGGCGGTCGAACGGGCGTGCGTGGAGATCGGTATCGGGCGTGTGGTGTCGGTGATCGGTCGGTACTACGCGATGGACCGTGACAATCGGTGGGAGCGGGTGCAGCGGGCGTATGAGTGTCTGACGGGGCGGGGCGTGTGCGCACAATCCGTGAGTGCTGGTGAGGCGATCAAGGCGTACTACGACGCGCCGGCGGGTGAGAACCTGAAGGGGGATGAATACATCCCCCCCACTGTGATCGCGAGAGATGATGCGGACGCACGTGCGACGCGGATCTCTGACGGGGACAGCGTGATTTTCTACAACTACCGGGGAGATCGCCCGCGCGAGATCTCGGCGGCGTTCGTCTTCCCGGATGACAGATGGGCAAAGGTGAAGCCGTCGCCGGATTCGGGCAGGCACGGGTTCGAGCGCGGGAAGAAGCTCGACCTGCACTATGTGACGATGACGGCGTATTGGGAGGAGTTGGCGGGGCTGGTGCGGGTTGCGTTCCCGAAGCCGCCGAAGATGGTGAACATCGGCGGGGAGTATGTGTCGAAGCTTGGTCTGACGCAGTTCCGTTGCGCGGAGACGGAGAAGTACCCGCACGTAACGTTCTTTTTCAACGATTATCGTGATCCGCCGTTCGAGGGGGAGCGGCGCGAGAACCCGCAGAGCCCGAAGGTGGCAACGTATGACCTGAGGCCGGAGATGGCGGCGAACGAGATCTGCGAGGCGGTGCTGGGGCGTCTGGCGGCGCGGGATTGCGAGTCGTTGATCGTCGTGAACTTTGCCAACGGCGACATGGTCGGGCACACAGGAAATCTGGAGGCGGCGATCAAGGCGTGCGAGGTCGTGGACGCGTGCGTGGGTCGGATTCTTGAGGCGACGCTGGCGCGGGGCGGCTCTGCGATTGTGACGGCGGACCACGGGAACTGCGAGCAGATGTGGGACCCGGCTTCGAACGCGCCGCACACGGCGCACACGACGTATGACGTGCCGCTAGTGGTTGTGGGTGAGGCCTTTCGAGGGAGGACGCTGCGCGGGGACAACCGGGTGGAGAATTGGGGAGATGTGGCGGCGCGGGCGAGCCGCGGACGTTTGGCGGATATTGTGCCGACTGCACTCGCGATGATGGGGCTGGAGAAACCTGTGGAGATGACGGGGATGTCATTGCTGGGGGCGGGGGAGTAG
- a CDS encoding diguanylate cyclase, giving the protein MRIEAANLEASRPLVLAVDDSIDVLRLLKARLRHETLDFETASTGTEGLEMAKRLNPALILLDIELPDIDGFEILRQLKERPETVQTPVIMLSGLSSAHDKVTAFDLGAVDYVTKPFDIAELRVRIRAAIRTHLLLQMLAQRAQIDGLTGLWNRAYFDRRLSEELARCARHERPVSLAIFDIDRFKLINDTYGHPAGDAVLTGFSSLLRREIRETDIPCRYGGEEFALIMPDTCPEDALAVCERIRTTLEQVAWPRHPDHAVTVSTGIAGSNRCGFHTEGAWLETADRNLYAAKTGGRNRTISSTMEAAGRSLPKAG; this is encoded by the coding sequence GTGAGGATCGAAGCAGCCAACCTGGAAGCATCCCGCCCGCTCGTGCTGGCGGTCGATGACTCCATCGACGTGCTGCGTCTCCTCAAGGCCAGACTCCGCCACGAGACCCTCGACTTCGAGACCGCAAGCACCGGCACCGAAGGCCTCGAGATGGCCAAACGCCTCAATCCGGCCCTCATCCTCCTCGACATCGAACTCCCCGACATCGACGGCTTCGAGATCCTCCGCCAACTCAAGGAACGCCCCGAGACCGTCCAGACACCCGTCATCATGCTCTCAGGGCTCTCGAGCGCACACGACAAAGTCACCGCCTTCGACCTCGGCGCAGTCGACTACGTCACAAAGCCCTTCGACATCGCAGAACTCCGAGTCCGGATCCGTGCCGCAATCCGCACCCATCTCCTCCTCCAGATGCTCGCGCAGCGCGCACAGATCGACGGCCTTACCGGGCTCTGGAACCGCGCATACTTCGACCGACGGCTCAGCGAAGAACTCGCACGCTGCGCCCGCCACGAACGCCCCGTCTCACTCGCCATCTTCGATATCGATCGATTCAAACTCATCAACGACACCTACGGTCACCCCGCAGGCGACGCGGTCCTCACCGGATTCTCCAGTCTCCTCAGACGCGAAATCCGCGAGACCGACATCCCCTGCCGATACGGCGGCGAAGAGTTCGCACTCATCATGCCCGACACCTGCCCCGAAGACGCACTCGCCGTCTGCGAGCGAATCCGCACAACCCTCGAGCAGGTCGCCTGGCCTAGACACCCCGACCACGCCGTCACCGTCTCCACCGGCATCGCCGGCTCAAACCGCTGCGGCTTCCACACCGAGGGCGCCTGGCTCGAAACAGCCGATCGAAACCTCTACGCCGCGAAGACAGGCGGCCGAAACAGAACCATCTCGTCAACCATGGAAGCTGCCGGTCGCTCGCTCCCGAAAGCCGGCTGA
- a CDS encoding redoxin domain-containing protein codes for MASENLTPRAGLIGVGETAPDFTLLTPTRAEWRLSDAVKKGDVVLCFFPFAYTGVCGTEMHCVSKELATWTAKGAQVVGVSCDSTFVLGAWAAAEGYKHTLLSDQHRQVCKAYGLSWADMNTTHRGTVVIGQSADGMGKVKFSQSREPKDAMNFGEILAMIA; via the coding sequence ATGGCGAGTGAGAATCTGACGCCCCGCGCGGGCCTGATCGGTGTGGGCGAGACGGCCCCGGACTTCACGCTGCTGACGCCGACGCGGGCGGAGTGGCGCCTTTCGGACGCGGTGAAGAAGGGGGATGTGGTGCTGTGCTTCTTCCCGTTTGCCTACACGGGCGTGTGCGGGACGGAGATGCATTGCGTGTCGAAGGAGTTGGCGACGTGGACGGCGAAGGGGGCGCAGGTGGTCGGGGTCTCGTGCGACTCGACGTTCGTTCTGGGCGCGTGGGCTGCGGCCGAGGGGTACAAGCACACGCTGCTGTCGGATCAGCACCGGCAGGTGTGCAAGGCGTATGGCCTTTCATGGGCCGACATGAACACGACGCACCGGGGAACGGTGGTGATCGGTCAGTCGGCGGATGGGATGGGCAAGGTGAAGTTCAGCCAGAGCCGCGAGCCGAAGGATGCGATGAACTTTGGTGAGATTCTGGCGATGATTGCGTGA